One segment of Agrococcus sp. ProA11 DNA contains the following:
- a CDS encoding tautomerase family protein → MPFIQVKVIENVFTPEQKGEIVRTLTDAMVRIEGENMRPVTWCVVEEVASGSWGIAGNPLTTADVRALASGVAV, encoded by the coding sequence ATGCCGTTCATCCAGGTCAAGGTCATCGAGAACGTCTTCACGCCCGAGCAGAAGGGCGAGATCGTCCGCACGCTCACCGACGCCATGGTGCGGATCGAGGGCGAGAACATGCGCCCCGTCACGTGGTGCGTCGTCGAGGAGGTCGCGAGCGGCTCGTGGGGCATCGCCGGCAACCCGCTGACGACCGCCGACGTGCGCGCGCTGGCCTCCGGCGTCGCCGTCTAG
- a CDS encoding thioredoxin domain-containing protein, giving the protein MSKNAFGSIAAVVGAFLLIIAVALLVVRPWESSQPQADAGGTLVEESTHVLDDAGEGAPVLVEFFDYQCPTCGQFHPIVEDLRDRYDGSVTFAMRYFPLEMHANAVPAAAAAEAAAQQGEFEAMHNRIFETQAEWSESDDAAAIFRGFAEQLGLDLAAYDAAVESEATADRIALDYSAGVAAGVQGTPTFFIDGRRIELQSFDDLEQAIQQALEE; this is encoded by the coding sequence ATGTCGAAGAACGCGTTCGGGAGCATCGCTGCCGTAGTCGGAGCCTTCCTGCTCATCATCGCCGTCGCCCTGCTCGTGGTGCGTCCATGGGAGAGCTCGCAGCCGCAGGCGGACGCGGGCGGCACGCTCGTCGAGGAGAGCACGCACGTGCTCGACGACGCCGGCGAGGGCGCGCCGGTGCTGGTCGAGTTCTTCGACTACCAGTGCCCGACCTGCGGGCAGTTCCACCCGATCGTCGAAGACCTGCGGGATCGCTACGACGGCTCGGTGACGTTCGCCATGCGCTACTTCCCGCTCGAGATGCACGCGAACGCCGTGCCGGCTGCCGCCGCCGCCGAGGCCGCTGCGCAGCAGGGCGAGTTCGAGGCGATGCACAACCGCATCTTCGAGACTCAGGCCGAGTGGTCGGAGAGCGACGACGCGGCCGCCATCTTCCGCGGTTTCGCCGAGCAGCTGGGGCTCGACCTGGCCGCGTACGACGCGGCGGTCGAGTCGGAGGCCACGGCCGACCGCATCGCGCTCGACTACAGCGCGGGTGTGGCAGCCGGGGTCCAGGGGACGCCGACGTTCTTCATCGACGGTCGCCGCATCGAGCTGCAGAGCTTCGACGACCTCGAGCAGGCCATCCAGCAGGCGCTGGAGGAGTAG
- a CDS encoding DUF1905 domain-containing protein codes for MELEFTAVAIEWRGPAPFVFLPVPDDEAEIIHDSASELTYGWGVIPVTATIGGTDFTTSLFPRDGGYLLPIKVAVQRAEGVGIGDELSVRMRLGR; via the coding sequence GTGGAGCTCGAGTTCACTGCGGTCGCGATCGAGTGGCGCGGTCCCGCGCCGTTCGTCTTCCTCCCGGTGCCCGACGACGAGGCCGAGATCATCCACGACAGCGCCTCGGAGCTCACCTACGGCTGGGGCGTGATCCCGGTGACGGCGACGATCGGCGGCACCGACTTCACCACGTCGCTGTTCCCGCGCGACGGCGGCTATCTGCTGCCCATCAAGGTCGCGGTGCAGCGCGCGGAGGGCGTCGGCATCGGCGACGAGCTGAGCGTGCGGATGCGCCTCGGGCGCTGA
- a CDS encoding protealysin inhibitor emfourin, translating into MDLAARIGARGAEASKAIERSIHRLAKPAAIALAPVLMRQAKQVQQGLVWLPEPTGARHGTIDAPDGSGAPLRLLAIGDSTATGVGAARLEDGLVLQTANRLAVSERRGVEWRIVGLEGSSAAQVLRDQLPKVEGEWDAILLLVGANDALQLVGRSAFERTVCALLDGLGAHLAPGGVIGVTGTPQIDTFIWLPQPIRSLIGGHARTLDDVQQRLAAADPRVIHLPTPAIVEPEQHAADGFHPSAAGYRLWSSIVAPRVAAALHGRASAVPVRRGIVPPYLLERLAAASIPSASIIAERTLGLDRGIRGERHLHAAPHARLMPDAPARIPGERPAPHRIVSDARGTTTLPGELVRAEGADVTGDAAADQAFDGLGASWSMLMEAFGRDSLDGGGMPLRATVHYGEQYANAFWDGSRMVFGDGDGKIFAGFTAAVDVIGHELGHGIIASTADLVYRDQSGAVNESIADVLGSLVKQHALGQTANEADWLIGSGVFTDRVTGKALRSMAAPGTAYDDAALGKDPQPAHMRDFVVTGDDLGGVHINSGIPNKAFHLVATAIGGRAWEAAGQIWMDALTSGLSANADFTAFAAATEAASVARFGDDAPETRAVRAAWSAVGVTEEKPGTTAPADDAVRLARTGGMLGQTQAAVLELQVIPGDDREQLDTLVASGVLEQLEEQTLPDAPLWRVTVETKCDVTVAEPLLPGEVLALFRRLLELGDEPPRA; encoded by the coding sequence ATGGATCTCGCAGCACGGATCGGCGCGCGCGGCGCCGAAGCCTCGAAGGCGATCGAGCGCTCGATCCACCGCTTGGCGAAGCCGGCCGCCATCGCGCTCGCCCCGGTGCTGATGCGACAGGCGAAGCAGGTGCAGCAGGGCCTCGTGTGGCTGCCGGAGCCGACTGGCGCGAGGCACGGCACGATAGACGCCCCCGACGGCAGCGGCGCGCCGTTGCGCCTGCTGGCCATCGGCGACTCGACCGCCACCGGCGTGGGCGCTGCACGGCTCGAGGATGGCCTGGTGCTGCAGACCGCGAACCGTCTTGCCGTGAGCGAGCGACGCGGCGTCGAGTGGCGCATCGTCGGCCTCGAGGGCTCGAGCGCCGCGCAGGTGCTGCGCGACCAGCTGCCGAAGGTCGAGGGCGAGTGGGATGCGATCCTGCTGCTGGTCGGGGCCAATGACGCCCTGCAGCTCGTCGGCCGGTCGGCGTTCGAGCGGACCGTTTGCGCGCTGCTGGACGGACTCGGCGCGCACCTCGCGCCCGGCGGCGTCATCGGGGTGACCGGCACGCCGCAGATCGACACGTTCATCTGGCTGCCGCAGCCCATCCGCTCACTGATCGGCGGGCATGCGCGCACCCTCGACGATGTGCAGCAGCGCCTCGCCGCGGCCGACCCCCGTGTCATCCACCTGCCGACGCCGGCGATCGTCGAGCCCGAGCAGCATGCGGCCGACGGCTTCCACCCCTCCGCCGCCGGCTACCGGCTCTGGTCGAGCATCGTCGCGCCGCGCGTCGCCGCAGCGCTCCATGGCCGCGCCTCGGCGGTGCCCGTCCGTCGCGGCATCGTGCCGCCGTATCTGCTCGAACGGCTCGCGGCCGCCTCGATACCTTCCGCGTCGATCATCGCCGAGCGCACGCTCGGGCTCGATCGCGGCATCCGCGGCGAGCGCCACCTGCATGCCGCACCGCATGCGCGACTGATGCCCGACGCACCCGCGCGCATCCCGGGCGAGCGCCCGGCCCCGCACCGCATCGTGAGCGACGCCAGGGGCACCACGACCCTGCCGGGCGAGCTCGTGCGAGCCGAGGGCGCCGACGTGACGGGCGATGCCGCGGCGGACCAGGCCTTCGACGGCCTCGGCGCCAGTTGGTCGATGCTCATGGAGGCGTTCGGGCGCGACTCGCTCGACGGCGGCGGGATGCCGCTGCGCGCCACGGTGCACTACGGCGAGCAGTACGCGAACGCATTCTGGGACGGCAGCCGCATGGTCTTCGGCGACGGAGACGGCAAGATCTTCGCGGGCTTCACCGCTGCCGTCGACGTGATCGGCCACGAGCTGGGCCACGGAATCATCGCGTCGACCGCCGACCTCGTCTACCGCGATCAGTCCGGTGCGGTCAACGAGTCGATTGCCGACGTGCTCGGATCGCTCGTGAAGCAGCACGCGCTCGGTCAGACCGCCAATGAGGCCGACTGGCTCATCGGCTCCGGCGTCTTCACCGACCGCGTCACCGGGAAGGCGCTGCGCTCCATGGCTGCGCCCGGCACCGCGTACGACGACGCTGCGCTCGGCAAGGACCCGCAGCCGGCGCACATGCGCGACTTCGTCGTCACCGGCGACGACCTCGGCGGCGTGCACATCAACTCGGGCATCCCCAACAAAGCCTTCCACCTCGTCGCCACCGCCATCGGCGGCAGGGCCTGGGAGGCGGCGGGGCAGATCTGGATGGATGCGCTCACCAGCGGCCTCTCGGCAAATGCGGACTTCACTGCGTTCGCGGCCGCGACCGAGGCAGCATCCGTCGCCCGCTTCGGCGACGACGCGCCGGAGACGCGCGCCGTGCGGGCGGCTTGGAGCGCAGTGGGGGTGACGGAGGAGAAGCCGGGAACGACCGCACCGGCGGACGACGCCGTCAGGTTGGCGCGCACCGGTGGCATGCTCGGGCAGACGCAGGCCGCCGTGCTCGAGCTGCAGGTGATCCCCGGCGACGATCGGGAGCAGCTCGACACGCTCGTCGCCTCCGGGGTGCTCGAGCAGCTCGAGGAGCAGACGCTGCCGGATGCACCGCTGTGGCGCGTGACGGTCGAGACGAAGTGCGACGTCACGGTGGCCGAGCCGCTGCTGCCCGGCGAGGTGCTCGCGCTCTTCCGCCGCCTGCTCGAGCTCGGCGACGAGCCGCCCCGCGCCTGA
- a CDS encoding thiamine pyrophosphate-binding protein produces the protein MSDASPSRAAMPDAALLDPVMSDAALPDAPAPDAALPDAPLTVSAAIAAELERHASDVFSLMGNGNAWFLDAVVRRGAMRLTSVRHETATVAAADAFFRATGRLAIASTTYGPGYTNALTSLAEAAQARIPLVLVVGDQPTAGARPWDIDQAAVATAVGATTIVVGRDDARAAARRAVEIATTDRRPVVLAIPYDIGHATLEGDGERDAGLPVPTTTAARLDKAQLVSLAQTLRRAERPLLIAGRGAHLAGAATALRALAERLGARTASSALGSGIFAPDARHLGITGGFASERAAAAIERADVVLVVGASLNQFQTRFGDAFDHAARVIQVDLEPAATNPRVDELVRGDARFVAEALLSAVGDGAGDRADAAGADAARADAARADAARADAAWAEAGYGDVTGIHFEREPGDRAAVDGRLDPRSLFHALERILPADRLIVQDGGHFIGWGPTHLSVADPSRLLMVGTAFQTIGLGLPSAVGAGVAMPDTTLVLVSGDGGALMGLADLDTVLRTVRRGVVVLVNDAAYGAEVHQYAVRGVAEEPMLIEQIDFAAIARGMGASAAVIESLDDLQQLETWLASGADGVFVADCRVSQQVVAPYMVEIREAAMRAAAAR, from the coding sequence ATGTCTGACGCTTCCCCCTCGCGCGCGGCGATGCCCGACGCCGCGCTGCTCGATCCCGTCATGTCCGATGCGGCGCTGCCCGACGCGCCCGCGCCGGACGCCGCCCTGCCCGACGCGCCGCTGACCGTCTCGGCCGCCATCGCGGCGGAACTCGAGCGGCACGCGAGCGACGTCTTCTCGCTCATGGGCAACGGCAACGCCTGGTTCCTCGACGCCGTCGTGCGGCGCGGCGCCATGCGGCTGACCTCCGTGCGGCACGAGACCGCCACGGTCGCTGCCGCGGACGCGTTCTTCCGCGCGACCGGCCGCCTCGCGATCGCCTCCACCACGTACGGCCCCGGCTACACCAACGCGCTCACGTCGCTCGCCGAGGCTGCGCAGGCGCGCATCCCGCTCGTGCTCGTCGTCGGCGATCAGCCGACCGCGGGCGCGCGCCCGTGGGACATCGATCAGGCGGCGGTCGCGACCGCGGTCGGTGCGACCACGATCGTGGTCGGGCGTGACGACGCCCGCGCCGCGGCCCGTCGCGCCGTCGAGATCGCGACGACGGATCGCCGGCCCGTCGTGCTGGCGATCCCGTACGACATCGGCCACGCCACGCTGGAGGGCGACGGTGAGCGCGACGCGGGCCTGCCCGTGCCGACCACGACGGCCGCGCGCCTCGACAAGGCCCAGCTGGTGAGCCTTGCCCAGACGCTGCGCCGGGCCGAGCGCCCGCTGCTGATCGCCGGCCGCGGCGCGCACCTGGCGGGCGCGGCGACGGCGCTGCGTGCGCTCGCCGAGCGACTGGGCGCACGCACCGCGTCGAGCGCGCTCGGCAGCGGCATCTTCGCGCCCGACGCACGCCACCTCGGCATCACCGGCGGCTTCGCCTCCGAGCGTGCGGCCGCCGCGATCGAGCGCGCGGATGTCGTGCTGGTCGTCGGAGCGAGCCTCAACCAGTTCCAGACCCGGTTCGGCGATGCCTTCGATCACGCAGCGCGCGTGATCCAGGTCGATCTCGAACCGGCCGCGACGAACCCGCGCGTCGACGAGCTCGTGCGCGGCGATGCACGGTTCGTGGCCGAGGCGCTGCTGTCGGCGGTCGGCGACGGCGCGGGCGATCGGGCCGATGCGGCTGGAGCCGACGCGGCCCGCGCTGACGCGGCTCGGGCCGATGCGGCCCGCGCCGACGCGGCCTGGGCCGAGGCGGGCTACGGCGACGTGACCGGCATCCACTTCGAGCGCGAGCCCGGCGACCGGGCAGCCGTCGACGGCAGGCTCGACCCCCGCAGCCTCTTCCACGCGCTCGAGCGCATCCTGCCCGCCGACCGCCTGATCGTGCAGGACGGCGGCCACTTCATCGGCTGGGGGCCAACCCACCTGTCGGTCGCGGACCCGTCGCGCCTGCTGATGGTCGGCACCGCGTTCCAGACCATCGGCCTCGGGCTGCCGAGCGCCGTGGGCGCCGGCGTCGCGATGCCGGACACGACCCTCGTGCTCGTCTCCGGCGATGGCGGAGCGCTCATGGGCCTCGCCGACCTGGACACCGTGCTGCGCACCGTGCGCCGCGGCGTCGTCGTGCTCGTCAATGATGCGGCCTACGGCGCCGAGGTGCACCAGTACGCGGTGCGCGGTGTCGCCGAGGAGCCGATGCTCATCGAGCAGATCGACTTCGCGGCGATCGCGCGCGGCATGGGGGCATCCGCTGCCGTCATCGAGTCGCTCGACGATCTGCAGCAGCTCGAGACCTGGCTCGCATCGGGCGCCGACGGCGTCTTCGTCGCCGACTGCCGCGTCAGCCAGCAGGTCGTCGCGCCCTACATGGTCGAGATCCGCGAGGCCGCGATGCGGGCGGCCGCCGCCCGCTGA
- a CDS encoding ATP-binding protein, with the protein MHDNPFRPGFGISPPMLAGRDALLDQWREVFDLGAWSPFRAVLVTGMRGVGKTVLLNAVEDAAVEHDWTVVQGTLHAGLIDGLERDRLPAMLAEQDADAVQRDLTGVTVAQVGGLQTTVRARYEREPRLESMLGRLVELAEARGTGVLVSLDEVAKESLEQLRRIAIAVQHLQRQDRRIAIVAAGVPASIAAALDADGLTFFRRAQQLRLDTLTLAETCAALAEPIRSRGRAIGDEALERAARASEGYPYLVQSIGARAWEYTPSTREITTDAVQHAVEVAHAAMGESVIVPALRGLSSRDRDYLLAMAEDDGAASTAAVAARMGATPGNAARQRARLLDGGIIVAPERGQVDFAIPRMREHLRAHPHDAQLGLPTRARETFRD; encoded by the coding sequence GTGCACGACAACCCCTTCAGGCCCGGATTCGGCATCTCGCCGCCCATGCTGGCGGGGCGCGACGCGCTGCTCGACCAGTGGCGGGAGGTCTTCGACCTCGGTGCGTGGTCGCCGTTCCGGGCAGTGCTGGTGACCGGCATGCGCGGCGTCGGCAAGACCGTGCTGCTCAATGCCGTGGAGGACGCCGCGGTCGAGCACGATTGGACCGTGGTGCAGGGCACCCTGCACGCGGGACTCATCGACGGGCTCGAGCGCGATCGCCTGCCCGCCATGCTCGCCGAGCAGGACGCCGACGCGGTGCAGCGCGACCTCACGGGCGTGACGGTCGCGCAGGTCGGCGGGCTGCAGACGACCGTGCGGGCGAGGTACGAGCGCGAGCCGCGGCTCGAGAGCATGCTCGGTCGGCTCGTCGAGCTCGCAGAGGCACGCGGCACCGGCGTGCTGGTGTCGCTCGACGAGGTGGCGAAGGAGTCGCTCGAGCAGCTGCGACGCATCGCGATCGCGGTGCAGCACCTGCAGCGCCAGGATCGCCGGATCGCGATCGTCGCGGCCGGGGTGCCGGCGTCGATCGCCGCGGCGCTCGACGCCGACGGCCTGACCTTCTTCCGCCGCGCCCAGCAGCTGCGCCTCGACACGCTGACGCTCGCCGAGACCTGCGCGGCCCTCGCCGAGCCGATCCGCAGCCGCGGCCGCGCGATCGGCGACGAGGCGCTCGAGCGCGCCGCGCGAGCGAGCGAGGGCTATCCCTACCTGGTGCAGTCGATCGGCGCACGCGCGTGGGAGTACACGCCCAGCACGCGCGAGATCACGACGGATGCGGTGCAGCACGCCGTCGAGGTCGCGCACGCGGCGATGGGGGAGAGCGTCATCGTCCCGGCGCTGCGAGGCCTCTCGAGCAGGGATCGTGACTACCTGCTGGCGATGGCCGAGGACGACGGCGCGGCATCCACCGCCGCCGTCGCCGCACGCATGGGTGCCACCCCTGGCAATGCCGCTCGCCAGCGAGCGCGCCTGCTCGACGGCGGCATCATCGTGGCACCCGAGCGAGGGCAGGTTGACTTCGCGATCCCGCGCATGCGGGAGCACCTGCGCGCGCATCCGCACGATGCACAGCTGGGACTGCCGACGCGGGCGCGCGAGACCTTCCGCGACTGA
- a CDS encoding lysoplasmalogenase family protein, which yields MPATTQPRALRIGFGVAAATLVLNLLAAVLIGLGVGDAGALNVVRTVLMWMLMPPLALALVRIGALRHAVGRWHVLAVALYWLGDGVGATSGITAVLLGAFLLGHLAFIVSLWPTRKRSLAWSPAFGGYAFVALLAGGIIAVSAGPLAIPVLVFAVVLAAMASLAAIDALGLLGGLLSMLTVLVLGLGLFVLEIPDPLRTFAVLVPYLGAQMLLAMSLQRRLELADPLPSPPSASTPARTTSGYYRTE from the coding sequence ATGCCCGCGACGACGCAGCCCCGCGCCCTGCGCATCGGGTTCGGCGTCGCCGCAGCCACCCTCGTGCTCAATCTGCTCGCAGCCGTGCTGATCGGGCTGGGCGTGGGCGACGCCGGCGCGCTCAACGTGGTGCGAACGGTGCTGATGTGGATGCTGATGCCCCCGCTGGCGCTGGCGCTGGTCCGGATCGGTGCCCTGCGGCACGCGGTGGGGCGTTGGCATGTGCTCGCGGTGGCCCTGTACTGGCTCGGTGACGGCGTTGGTGCGACGAGCGGCATCACCGCCGTGCTGCTGGGAGCGTTCCTGCTCGGCCATCTCGCCTTCATCGTCTCGCTCTGGCCCACCCGCAAGCGGTCGCTCGCCTGGAGCCCCGCGTTCGGCGGCTACGCGTTCGTCGCGCTGCTGGCGGGCGGCATCATCGCCGTGAGCGCCGGGCCGCTCGCGATCCCGGTGCTCGTGTTCGCGGTCGTACTCGCGGCGATGGCATCGCTCGCCGCGATCGACGCGCTCGGCCTGCTCGGCGGGCTGCTGTCGATGCTCACCGTCCTGGTGCTGGGCCTGGGCCTGTTCGTGCTGGAGATCCCCGACCCGCTGCGCACCTTCGCAGTGCTGGTGCCGTATCTCGGCGCGCAGATGCTGCTCGCGATGAGCCTGCAGCGGCGGCTGGAGCTCGCGGACCCGCTCCCGTCTCCCCCGAGCGCCTCGACGCCGGCTCGCACCACCTCTGGGTATTACCGCACCGAATAG
- a CDS encoding amino acid racemase gives MHHVPGPIGILGGMSWHSTIEYYRAINERVASDRGGHASARILLSSLDFAEIRDCQLREDWQGAGAILAREAAALERAGATSIAIATNLMHKVAPAVEASVGVPLVHIGDAVADAAAAVGADTLGIVGSRWVMAERFYAERLAKHGISTVVPHEDAQAVLDRVIFDELTQGVVTDAARAAYRDAFAALVADGAEAIVLACTEIMLLVDASDATVPLIDSCEAHAAVLSRIALGALAADGLAPAGATSVGRLVPE, from the coding sequence ATGCACCACGTTCCCGGTCCCATCGGCATCCTCGGCGGCATGAGCTGGCACTCCACCATCGAGTACTACCGCGCGATCAATGAGCGCGTCGCGTCCGACCGCGGCGGGCACGCCTCGGCGCGGATCCTGCTGTCGAGCCTCGACTTCGCCGAGATCCGCGACTGCCAGCTGCGCGAGGACTGGCAGGGCGCCGGTGCCATCCTCGCCCGCGAGGCCGCGGCGCTCGAGCGCGCCGGCGCCACCTCGATCGCGATCGCCACGAACCTCATGCACAAGGTCGCCCCCGCCGTCGAAGCGAGCGTCGGCGTGCCGCTCGTGCACATCGGCGACGCCGTGGCCGATGCCGCGGCAGCGGTCGGCGCTGACACGCTCGGCATCGTGGGCTCGCGATGGGTGATGGCCGAGCGCTTCTATGCAGAGCGGCTCGCCAAGCACGGCATCAGCACCGTCGTGCCGCACGAGGATGCGCAGGCAGTGCTGGATCGCGTCATCTTCGATGAACTGACGCAGGGCGTGGTGACGGATGCCGCGCGCGCCGCCTACCGCGACGCCTTCGCCGCGCTCGTCGCCGACGGCGCCGAGGCGATCGTGCTCGCGTGCACCGAGATCATGCTGCTGGTGGATGCCTCGGATGCAACAGTGCCGCTGATCGATTCCTGCGAGGCCCACGCGGCCGTGCTCTCGCGCATCGCGCTGGGCGCGCTCGCCGCGGACGGCCTGGCGCCCGCCGGCGCGACGTCAGTCGGCCGTCTCGTTCCAGAGTGA
- a CDS encoding LysR substrate-binding domain-containing protein, with protein sequence MQLDPRRILIFRTVAREGSVSGGARALGWTQPAVSQHIRLLEDEVGQALLLRSSTGVTLTEAGERLLRHADGVAALLGSAEAELASLAEGAGSVTIAAFPSALADFVPRAIAAARLAVPKLRARVIEFEPPEAIEAVLAGDADIAVVFEYDEFHDDVQLTRVELGVDPSRLVLPTDHALASGEPVALERLAADDWVGGCPRCRAHLETLAATAGFMPTIQFETDDFVAAQSFVAATGSVTLLPEMALRVLTRDDVVVAPLAHASGRTVSLRYRHGAERVPAVSTVLDAMRSLWNETAD encoded by the coding sequence ATGCAGCTTGACCCGCGACGCATCCTGATCTTCCGCACGGTCGCGCGCGAGGGCTCCGTCTCCGGCGGCGCTCGGGCGCTCGGCTGGACGCAGCCGGCCGTGAGCCAGCACATCCGCCTGCTGGAGGACGAGGTCGGCCAGGCGCTGCTGCTGCGATCCTCGACCGGCGTGACGCTCACCGAGGCGGGCGAGCGGCTGCTGCGGCACGCCGACGGTGTCGCGGCGCTGCTGGGCTCCGCCGAGGCAGAGCTCGCGTCGCTCGCGGAGGGGGCCGGCAGCGTGACCATCGCCGCGTTCCCGTCGGCGCTGGCCGACTTCGTGCCGCGCGCCATCGCCGCCGCGCGCCTCGCCGTGCCCAAGCTGCGCGCTCGCGTCATCGAGTTCGAGCCCCCGGAGGCCATCGAGGCGGTGCTCGCCGGGGATGCCGACATCGCGGTGGTGTTCGAGTACGACGAGTTCCACGACGACGTGCAGCTCACCCGGGTCGAGCTCGGCGTCGACCCCTCGCGGCTCGTGCTGCCCACCGATCACGCGCTCGCCTCCGGCGAACCGGTCGCGCTCGAGCGGCTCGCCGCCGACGACTGGGTGGGCGGCTGCCCGCGCTGCCGCGCCCATCTCGAGACCCTCGCCGCCACCGCCGGCTTCATGCCCACGATCCAGTTCGAGACCGACGACTTCGTCGCCGCGCAGTCGTTCGTCGCAGCGACCGGCTCGGTCACGCTGCTGCCGGAGATGGCGCTGCGCGTGCTGACGCGCGACGACGTGGTGGTCGCGCCGCTCGCGCACGCCTCGGGGCGCACCGTGTCGCTGCGCTACCGGCACGGGGCCGAGCGCGTGCCGGCGGTCAGCACGGTGCTCGACGCGATGCGGTCACTCTGGAACGAGACGGCCGACTGA
- a CDS encoding DMT family transporter, protein MAQTGTSRLAGTSRLATVLLVGLTIVWGSTFFLIKDLVEHVPSLDFLGVRFLLAAVIMTAIAWRHIVRLGRPLLLRSAVLGVLYTAAQILQTVGLETTAASVSGFLTGVYVVLTPLIAALAFRQRIGRSTWIAVAVAAAGLVVLTLTGISFGLGEALTLGGALAYALQIIATARWAKVEHALGISIVQLWVIGIICIAGGAPDGITLPATGDQWASMLYMVVFASIAAMWVQTWAQAQISATRAAVIMTAEPVWATAYAVAFGGEGLTWRLVVGGGMILGAMYAVELLAARRPARRDEPPTGAIDAPVRMAGE, encoded by the coding sequence GTGGCACAGACGGGAACCTCGCGGCTGGCGGGGACCTCGCGGCTGGCGACGGTGCTGCTCGTGGGCCTGACGATCGTGTGGGGCTCGACGTTCTTCCTGATCAAGGATCTCGTCGAGCACGTGCCATCGCTCGACTTCCTCGGCGTGCGCTTCCTGCTGGCCGCGGTGATCATGACGGCAATCGCCTGGCGTCACATCGTGCGGCTGGGGCGGCCGCTGCTGCTGCGATCCGCCGTGCTCGGCGTGCTCTACACGGCTGCGCAGATCCTGCAGACGGTCGGGCTCGAGACCACCGCAGCCTCGGTGAGCGGCTTCCTCACCGGTGTCTACGTCGTGCTCACGCCGCTGATCGCCGCGCTCGCCTTCCGGCAGCGCATCGGGCGCAGCACCTGGATCGCGGTCGCGGTGGCCGCCGCGGGCCTCGTGGTGCTGACGCTCACCGGCATCTCGTTCGGGCTGGGCGAGGCGCTCACGCTCGGTGGCGCGCTCGCGTACGCGCTCCAGATCATCGCCACCGCTCGCTGGGCCAAGGTCGAGCACGCGCTCGGCATCTCGATCGTGCAGCTGTGGGTGATCGGCATCATCTGCATCGCCGGTGGCGCTCCGGATGGGATCACGCTGCCCGCCACCGGCGACCAGTGGGCCTCGATGCTGTACATGGTGGTGTTCGCCTCGATCGCGGCGATGTGGGTGCAGACCTGGGCGCAGGCGCAGATCAGCGCCACGCGCGCCGCCGTCATCATGACCGCGGAGCCGGTCTGGGCGACCGCGTACGCCGTGGCGTTCGGCGGCGAGGGGCTGACATGGCGGCTGGTCGTCGGCGGCGGCATGATCCTCGGCGCGATGTATGCGGTCGAGCTGCTCGCCGCGCGCCGGCCCGCGCGGCGCGATGAGCCGCCGACGGGCGCGATCGACGCGCCGGTGCGCATGGCGGGGGAATGA
- a CDS encoding GNAT family N-acetyltransferase has protein sequence MTSEQQQIEIVDNSEANRFEAHIEGERAGLADYRDRDGIRSFVHTEVDPAFGGRGVGSTLVDEALRATIADGMRIKPSCSFVVARAASDEFAAHVVER, from the coding sequence ATGACCAGTGAGCAGCAGCAGATCGAGATCGTCGACAACAGCGAGGCCAACCGCTTCGAGGCGCACATCGAAGGCGAGCGAGCGGGCCTGGCCGACTACCGCGACCGCGATGGCATCCGGTCCTTCGTGCACACCGAGGTCGACCCCGCCTTCGGCGGCCGCGGCGTCGGATCCACCCTCGTCGACGAGGCGCTGCGCGCGACGATCGCCGACGGCATGCGCATCAAGCCGAGCTGCTCGTTCGTCGTCGCGCGCGCAGCCTCGGACGAATTCGCGGCGCACGTCGTCGAGCGCTGA